The Clostridium sporogenes genome contains a region encoding:
- a CDS encoding CPBP family intramembrane glutamic endopeptidase has product MNIRTQCLNLLILLVTFNPIVLAQLFLNNEKSYNESLEKSLKILAIIYIIILMGIFVISQEKFYINIDNNYYWYIIAVLFVPLTIILEIIVGYIIIGVSDKNLPKFKISLAFTKTNINVIILSIFIGIFEEVVYRQLWFNILFKDFKLHIVVVFIITSFVYALNHIFLGEQVFFQKILAGVVYGGLFYLSGFNILIPIIAHCLENTVILLKG; this is encoded by the coding sequence ATGAACATCCGCACCCAATGCCTTAATTTGTTAATACTATTAGTTACCTTTAATCCGATAGTATTAGCTCAGTTATTTTTAAATAATGAAAAATCCTACAATGAATCCTTAGAAAAAAGTCTTAAAATACTAGCTATAATTTATATAATAATACTCATGGGGATATTTGTTATTTCCCAGGAAAAATTTTATATAAATATAGATAATAATTACTACTGGTATATTATTGCTGTTTTATTTGTACCATTAACTATAATTTTGGAAATAATTGTAGGATATATTATAATAGGTGTTTCTGATAAGAACCTTCCGAAATTTAAAATATCTTTAGCATTTACAAAAACCAATATTAATGTGATTATATTATCTATTTTTATAGGTATTTTTGAAGAAGTTGTATATAGACAATTATGGTTCAACATCTTATTTAAAGATTTTAAGTTACATATAGTGGTAGTTTTCATTATTACATCCTTTGTATATGCTTTAAATCATATATTTTTAGGTGAACAGGTATTTTTTCAAAAAATACTAGCAGGGGTTGTTTATGGAGGATTATTCTATTTAAGTGGATTTAATATATTGATTCCTATAATAGCTCATTGCTTAGAAAATACAGTCATTCTCTTGAAAGGTTGA
- a CDS encoding ABC transporter permease, translating to MKQVFLLTKSILKRTFRKKSNIITFILLPLLAVFIALFLNASGTSYSKIGVVDLNKSYLSKDMIKSIDAKKNFVVIKVSKDDMNKKLLDKKVDCVVVIPENFHKDIIDGKFKKLDIISLRGEDITSWIKNYLNYYVDTLNNISVASNKDVKVFKKLYDGFKKQNLKINYKAIGDKTKSKSVTKQSIGLLLVFMLIASSTASSFILKDKTNKTYYRIFCSNISKSKYIIANVIANFIIFLIQIFVILFMSLYVLKLNFYIDTKIMFIILCSFGFVSIGFGIIIAAFSKSLNQSSYLSNILITPTCMLSGCFWPLDMMPNFMQKLANIFPQTWILKTIDSLQQGKSFNEVISYLSIVILFAVSFFIIGILKLTKDENLKSIF from the coding sequence ATGAAACAAGTATTTTTATTAACCAAAAGTATTTTAAAAAGAACCTTTAGAAAAAAGTCTAATATAATAACCTTTATATTACTTCCTTTATTGGCTGTATTTATAGCTTTATTTTTAAATGCCTCCGGAACTTCTTATAGTAAAATAGGAGTGGTAGATTTAAATAAATCTTATTTGTCTAAGGATATGATAAAATCTATAGATGCTAAAAAGAACTTTGTTGTAATTAAAGTTTCAAAAGATGATATGAATAAAAAATTATTAGATAAAAAAGTGGATTGTGTAGTGGTTATTCCTGAGAATTTTCATAAGGATATAATAGATGGTAAATTTAAAAAATTAGATATCATATCTCTTAGAGGTGAAGATATTACTTCGTGGATAAAAAATTATTTGAATTATTATGTAGATACTCTTAATAATATAAGTGTAGCTTCAAATAAAGACGTAAAAGTTTTTAAAAAACTATATGATGGATTTAAAAAACAAAATTTAAAGATTAATTATAAAGCTATAGGGGATAAAACTAAAAGTAAATCCGTAACAAAGCAAAGTATAGGTTTATTACTTGTATTTATGCTTATAGCTTCTAGTACAGCCTCATCTTTTATATTAAAGGATAAAACTAATAAAACATATTATAGAATATTTTGTTCTAATATTAGTAAAAGTAAATATATAATAGCTAATGTAATAGCTAATTTTATAATTTTTTTAATACAGATATTTGTAATTTTGTTTATGTCATTATATGTTCTGAAGCTTAATTTTTATATAGATACAAAGATAATGTTTATAATATTATGTTCCTTTGGATTTGTATCTATTGGTTTTGGAATAATTATTGCAGCTTTTTCTAAAAGTCTTAATCAATCATCCTATTTATCAAATATACTAATAACTCCAACCTGTATGCTATCAGGATGCTTTTGGCCTTTAGATATGATGCCAAACTTTATGCAAAAACTAGCTAATATATTTCCCCAAACCTGGATACTTAAAACTATAGATTCTCTTCAACAAGGGAAGAGTTTTAATGAGGTTATCTCATACCTTAGTATAGTAATTTTATTTGCAGTAAGTTTCTTTATTATAGGAATATTAAAATTAACTAAGGATGAAAACTTAAAAAGTATTTTTTAA
- a CDS encoding SagF family protein: MSLYFKILVFILMSIYIVLLYLPININYKKFKSIKKLCLNLGGFIGISATNCWSLIKYIHLLTMGVIPMAYFFYKGFVKSYNICIQTNIIESFILIILSFIGILEISFFIIIVIVSYLMKKDSRKEMSKVSWIKFNKEYPFYTGIVKPIIYSFFEVLFYYYVMLYIFNDYLQVSLMNSIIGIAILYFISKLVFTKNKEQALIYGIWAFVLNFIGSCIMIYSNSIILTLILYLFYSFIITFKE, encoded by the coding sequence ATGAGTTTATATTTTAAAATTTTAGTATTTATTTTAATGAGTATATACATAGTACTGCTTTATTTACCTATTAATATTAATTATAAAAAATTTAAATCTATAAAAAAATTATGTTTAAATTTAGGTGGATTTATAGGAATATCAGCAACTAATTGTTGGAGTTTAATAAAATATATACATTTATTAACTATGGGTGTAATACCTATGGCATACTTTTTTTACAAAGGTTTTGTTAAAAGTTATAACATATGTATCCAAACAAATATAATTGAGTCTTTTATTTTGATAATATTGTCTTTTATAGGGATTTTAGAGATAAGCTTTTTTATAATTATAGTTATTGTTTCATATTTAATGAAAAAGGATAGTAGAAAAGAAATGAGTAAGGTATCCTGGATAAAATTTAATAAAGAATATCCCTTTTATACAGGAATAGTTAAACCAATAATATATTCTTTCTTTGAAGTGTTATTTTATTATTATGTAATGTTGTATATATTTAATGATTATTTACAAGTATCGCTTATGAATTCCATTATTGGAATCGCAATATTATATTTCATAAGTAAATTAGTTTTTACAAAAAATAAAGAACAAGCTTTAATATATGGAATTTGGGCCTTTGTTTTAAATTTTATTGGGTCTTGTATAATGATTTACAGTAATTCCATCATTCTTACACTTATTTTATATTTATTTTATTCATTTATAATAACTTTTAAAGAATAA
- a CDS encoding site-2 protease family protein: MDLNYRILSKILIIPAILVGLTVHEFAHAYVADKLGDKTPKFQGRLTLNPFSHIDIIGFIMILLIGFGWAKPVQINPSALKRGYKDEIKVSVAGVTANVITAFLFALLTGFLLKLKLVNFGDITSLGGIIGLILNYVVRINCMLAIFNLMPIPGLDGFDILRDLWPKTFYKISDVIYRYQMIILLIFVVTPISSFLVGIPTNFLHYSFIKIAMIIF, encoded by the coding sequence TTGGACTTAAACTATAGAATACTTTCAAAAATACTAATAATACCAGCTATATTAGTAGGTCTTACAGTACATGAATTTGCTCATGCTTATGTAGCAGACAAATTAGGGGATAAAACTCCTAAATTTCAAGGAAGATTAACATTAAATCCCTTTTCACATATAGACATTATAGGTTTTATAATGATATTATTAATTGGATTTGGATGGGCCAAACCGGTACAAATTAATCCAAGTGCATTAAAAAGAGGATATAAAGATGAGATAAAAGTTTCTGTAGCAGGGGTAACTGCAAATGTAATTACAGCATTTTTATTTGCATTATTAACAGGTTTCTTGTTAAAGTTAAAATTAGTGAACTTTGGAGATATAACTTCCTTAGGTGGTATAATAGGTTTAATATTAAACTATGTAGTTAGAATAAATTGTATGCTAGCAATATTTAATTTAATGCCTATACCAGGACTTGATGGCTTTGACATATTGAGAGATTTATGGCCTAAGACTTTTTATAAAATATCTGATGTAATTTATAGATATCAAATGATTATTCTATTGATATTTGTGGTAACTCCTATTTCATCATTTTTAGTAGGAATACCAACTAATTTTTTACATTATTCTTTTATAAAAATAGCTATGATTATATTTTAG
- a CDS encoding SagG family ABC transporter permease subunit, protein MKILNILKKEILQNLRDRKSMFLMTLFPMLLILILGTVFSGNFASETNIPEINVVYFINKDVKIDKNFKDFTKEIEKTMDVNFKETKDEKDALEKISNGNIDVYIKIVDDKNIHIYENNVRAFNSQLVGSLLDTFVDKVNMTKEVASKNPMALSKIKVDSSADFINTKTIDGKASPRGIDYYAVTMMTMTILYGTAVGSMSIASEIKRKTYKRLICSNTSSLKILFSKILASFLVIAFQSFLIYLFSKYILGTNWGNNKLALISVVASLIFMAVSAGVCIANTVKNEGVMAIIIYMFVPILTFLGGGYVPLEPIGSKILNSISNISPLKWSNDAIFKIIFGNNLSIFGTTILINIGAGILFLLIAILFPRKDVI, encoded by the coding sequence ATGAAAATATTAAATATATTAAAAAAAGAAATACTTCAAAATCTAAGAGATAGAAAATCTATGTTTTTGATGACTTTATTTCCTATGCTTTTAATTTTAATATTAGGAACAGTTTTCTCAGGAAATTTTGCATCTGAAACTAATATTCCAGAAATTAATGTTGTGTATTTTATAAATAAGGATGTAAAAATAGATAAAAATTTTAAAGATTTCACTAAAGAGATTGAAAAAACTATGGATGTGAATTTTAAAGAAACTAAAGATGAAAAAGATGCTTTAGAAAAAATAAGTAATGGAAATATTGATGTATATATAAAAATTGTAGATGATAAAAATATACATATTTATGAAAACAATGTACGTGCTTTTAATTCCCAATTAGTTGGAAGCTTGTTGGATACTTTTGTAGATAAAGTTAATATGACAAAAGAGGTAGCTTCAAAAAATCCAATGGCTTTATCTAAAATAAAAGTAGATAGTTCTGCAGATTTTATAAATACAAAAACTATAGATGGCAAAGCTTCACCAAGAGGAATAGATTATTATGCGGTCACTATGATGACTATGACTATTTTATATGGAACAGCAGTGGGCTCTATGAGTATTGCTAGTGAAATAAAACGAAAAACTTATAAAAGATTAATTTGTAGTAACACATCATCTTTAAAAATATTATTTTCAAAAATACTAGCTTCATTTTTGGTTATAGCCTTTCAAAGTTTTTTAATATATTTGTTTAGTAAATATATTTTAGGAACAAATTGGGGAAATAATAAATTAGCTTTGATTTCTGTGGTAGCCTCTTTAATATTTATGGCAGTATCTGCAGGGGTATGTATAGCTAATACTGTAAAAAATGAAGGGGTTATGGCTATAATTATATATATGTTCGTACCTATTTTAACTTTCCTTGGAGGCGGTTATGTACCTTTAGAACCAATAGGAAGTAAAATATTAAATTCTATATCAAATATATCACCATTAAAATGGAGTAACGATGCTATATTTAAAATTATTTTTGGCAATAATCTAAGTATATTTGGGACAACTATATTAATTAATATAGGGGCTGGAATTTTATTTTTATTAATAGCTATATTATTTCCAAGAAAGGATGTGATATAA
- a CDS encoding ABC transporter ATP-binding protein encodes MNIIEIKNLEKKFGHNTAVNNINLAVKEGQVFGFLGPNGAGKSTTINMICGLLTPTKGEIFILGKKMDNKAKDLKNNIGIVPQDIAIYEDLTAYENVAFFGGLYGIRGQELKERVKETLEFVGLLDRAKDFPYKFSGGMKRRLNIACALVHQPKLIIMDEPTVGIDPQSRNHILESIKNLNAKGCTIIYTSHYIEEVEQLCTDIAIIDKGTIIAHGKKDALVEKYSELNIVVINTENSSEVSTEALQSIDGVVEVNIKDNIIEITNNNSNNLDDIIMYFLKNKIKIKNIENKHSDLETIFLKLTGKKLRD; translated from the coding sequence ATGAATATTATAGAAATAAAAAATCTTGAAAAAAAATTCGGACATAATACTGCTGTTAATAACATAAATTTAGCTGTTAAAGAAGGACAAGTCTTTGGATTTTTAGGACCTAATGGAGCGGGAAAAAGTACTACTATAAATATGATTTGTGGACTCTTAACCCCAACTAAGGGTGAAATATTTATCCTAGGTAAGAAAATGGACAATAAAGCTAAGGATTTAAAAAATAATATTGGCATTGTTCCACAGGATATAGCTATATATGAGGATTTAACTGCCTATGAGAATGTGGCTTTCTTTGGAGGTCTTTATGGTATAAGAGGACAAGAACTAAAAGAAAGAGTAAAAGAAACCTTAGAATTTGTTGGTTTGTTAGATAGAGCAAAGGATTTTCCATATAAATTTTCTGGTGGTATGAAGCGTAGATTAAATATTGCTTGTGCTTTAGTTCATCAACCTAAACTTATTATAATGGACGAGCCTACCGTGGGTATTGATCCCCAATCAAGAAATCATATCTTAGAGTCTATAAAAAATCTAAATGCAAAAGGTTGTACAATAATATATACAAGTCATTATATAGAAGAGGTAGAACAATTATGTACAGATATAGCAATTATTGATAAAGGAACTATTATTGCTCATGGAAAAAAAGATGCGTTAGTAGAAAAGTATTCTGAATTAAATATAGTTGTAATTAATACAGAAAATTCAAGTGAAGTAAGTACAGAAGCATTGCAATCTATAGATGGTGTAGTGGAGGTTAATATTAAAGATAATATTATTGAAATAACAAACAATAATTCTAATAACTTAGATGATATAATTATGTACTTTTTAAAGAATAAAATTAAAATAAAAAATATAGAAAACAAACATAGTGATTTAGAAACTATATTCCTTAAACTAACTGGCAAAAAATTAAGAGATTAG